From Salinirubellus salinus, the proteins below share one genomic window:
- a CDS encoding GTP-binding protein, whose amino-acid sequence MPFNNDPIPVTILSGSLGAGKTTTLNHILGSERELNAAVVVNDMGEVNVDADLVERESELTQNDEEIIELSNGCICCRLRGDMLDEVGRLVEERDFEYLLVESSGISEPIPVAQTFARGFEDAEFDPTGVYELDTMVSVVDAHSFWQGFDSGQVLTDDEMEPQGNRVPEEALMDQIEFCDVLLLNKCDLVPDDELEEMEAVLKTLQPRAKIIRTEHGAVDPEEILNTGRFDFDAASQSAGWKRELQHGHHHESAADEHGVTSFVFDADRPFHPERIARLFTDLPDGIVRAKGFFWSAGREDIAMGLDKAGQSVRAGPKGTWIATLPKAQQERYFAARPGIKEDWDDQWGDRGTQLVFIGREFDQETLIERLEDCVLSDAEMEEDWSVYPDPFGFEDQRELALADD is encoded by the coding sequence ATGCCGTTCAACAACGACCCGATTCCGGTGACAATCCTCAGCGGAAGCCTCGGTGCTGGCAAGACGACGACGCTCAACCACATTCTCGGTAGTGAGCGAGAACTGAACGCCGCCGTCGTCGTCAACGACATGGGGGAGGTGAACGTTGACGCTGACCTCGTCGAACGCGAGTCGGAGCTCACCCAGAACGACGAGGAGATCATCGAGCTGTCGAATGGCTGCATCTGCTGCCGTCTCCGTGGCGACATGCTCGACGAAGTGGGACGACTGGTCGAAGAGCGAGACTTCGAATACCTCCTCGTGGAATCGTCTGGAATCAGCGAACCGATTCCGGTCGCCCAGACGTTCGCCCGCGGATTCGAGGACGCCGAGTTCGACCCCACAGGCGTGTACGAACTCGACACGATGGTCAGCGTCGTCGACGCACACAGCTTCTGGCAGGGTTTCGACTCCGGACAGGTGCTCACTGACGATGAAATGGAGCCGCAGGGCAATCGTGTCCCCGAGGAAGCCCTCATGGACCAGATCGAGTTCTGCGACGTCCTCCTGTTGAACAAGTGTGACCTCGTCCCGGACGACGAACTTGAGGAGATGGAGGCCGTCCTGAAGACGCTCCAACCGCGAGCGAAGATCATCCGGACCGAACACGGCGCCGTCGATCCCGAGGAGATCCTGAACACGGGTCGATTCGACTTCGACGCGGCGAGTCAGTCTGCTGGATGGAAGCGTGAACTCCAGCACGGACACCACCACGAGTCAGCCGCCGACGAACACGGGGTCACGTCCTTCGTCTTCGACGCCGACCGACCGTTCCATCCCGAGCGAATCGCTCGTCTCTTTACCGATCTTCCCGACGGCATCGTTCGCGCAAAGGGCTTTTTCTGGTCCGCCGGTCGCGAAGACATCGCGATGGGGCTTGACAAAGCAGGTCAGTCGGTCCGGGCCGGTCCGAAAGGGACGTGGATCGCCACGCTCCCGAAAGCCCAACAGGAGCGCTACTTCGCCGCTCGTCCCGGCATCAAAGAGGACTGGGACGACCAGTGGGGCGACCGCGGGACCCAACTCGTGTTCATCGGCCGCGAATTCGATCAGGAGACACTAATCGAACGACTGGAAGACTGTGTCCTCTCGGACGCAGAGATGGAGGAAGACTGGAGTGTGTACCCGGACCCGTTCGGTTTCGAGGACCAGCGCGAACTGGCGCTGGCCGACGACTGA
- a CDS encoding RNA-guided endonuclease InsQ/TnpB family protein, translated as MQNHRQVYEGLDSLGDSASKIWNVARWTADRVWDATGEVPDEGVLKSYMKNQSCWKDLNAQSSQKVIEELSDAFQSWFDLRHKLDEANPPGYRKHGDTRPKSTVTFKEDGFKHDPDNNRVRLSKGSNLKEHFSDFLLCEYQTRPEVDLSEVNSVQNVRAVWNGDEWELHFVCKVNVETNDSAGNGVAGVDLGIKNIATVAFPDEYVLYPGNSLKQDKHYFKRAEYDTEGENGPSEKSMGARRKLTERETHFYHTLTDTIITECVERGVGTLAVSWPEDVRESDWGKTGNKKLHTWAFDRIYQYLEYKGEIRGVEVLKENEWNTSKTCSKCGDDTKSNRKHRGLYVCSSCGLVGNADCNGAENMRQKITPSPRGEDRSNGCVAQPSVHLFDSDSGVFAPREQVVS; from the coding sequence ATCCAGAACCACCGACAGGTCTACGAGGGCCTTGACTCGCTCGGAGACTCCGCCTCGAAAATCTGGAACGTCGCCCGATGGACAGCCGACCGCGTATGGGATGCAACCGGCGAAGTACCGGACGAGGGCGTGCTGAAATCGTATATGAAGAACCAGTCGTGCTGGAAAGACTTGAACGCACAATCCAGTCAGAAAGTCATCGAAGAACTTTCTGACGCTTTCCAGTCGTGGTTCGACCTGCGACACAAGCTCGACGAGGCGAATCCGCCCGGCTACCGCAAACACGGCGACACCCGACCCAAAAGTACGGTCACGTTCAAAGAAGACGGCTTCAAACACGACCCCGACAACAACCGCGTTCGACTCTCAAAAGGCTCGAACCTCAAAGAACACTTCTCGGACTTCTTGCTCTGCGAGTACCAGACCCGTCCCGAGGTTGACCTTTCGGAAGTCAACTCGGTGCAGAACGTTCGCGCCGTCTGGAACGGTGATGAATGGGAACTGCACTTTGTCTGCAAAGTCAACGTCGAAACCAACGACTCAGCAGGCAACGGTGTTGCTGGAGTCGACCTTGGCATCAAAAACATCGCCACGGTCGCCTTCCCCGACGAGTACGTTCTCTACCCCGGTAACTCGCTCAAGCAAGACAAGCACTACTTCAAACGTGCCGAGTACGACACCGAAGGTGAGAACGGCCCGTCCGAGAAGTCGATGGGGGCACGCCGGAAACTCACAGAGCGCGAAACGCACTTCTACCACACGCTCACGGACACCATCATCACCGAATGTGTCGAACGCGGTGTGGGCACGCTTGCGGTGAGTTGGCCCGAAGACGTGCGTGAGTCTGATTGGGGTAAGACCGGCAACAAGAAACTCCATACGTGGGCGTTCGACCGCATCTACCAGTACCTCGAATACAAAGGCGAGATTCGTGGCGTCGAGGTGCTGAAAGAAAACGAGTGGAACACGTCGAAGACCTGCTCAAAGTGTGGTGACGACACGAAATCGAACCGCAAGCACCGTGGATTGTACGTGTGCTCGTCGTGTGGGTTAGTCGGGAATGCGGATTGTAACGGGGCGGAGAATATGAGGCAGAAGATAACTCCGAGTCCTCGTGGCGAGGATAGGAGTAACGGCTGTGTGGCACAGCCATCGGTACACCTGTTCGATTCAGACAGTGGGGTGTTCGCCCCGCGAGAACAGGTCGTGTCGTAG
- a CDS encoding ABC transporter ATP-binding protein, with amino-acid sequence MALSTDFSSSQESTEKISVQNVSKAYESTRALDDVSFSVSEGEFCCIVGPSGCGKTTLLRAIAGLDDPDSGSILIDGDPVTGPGLDRGMVFQEYALFPWRTVRGNVRFGLDRPACDCADCEARVRELVDLVGLGGFEDAYPKELSGGMKQRVGIARALAPDPETLLMDEPFASVDARTRDRLHAELLDIWTQTEQTVVFVTHDIDEAVTLADRVIVMGTDPGSVQSTFSIDLERPRERTDHDFVEYVARIRDELGSPGDTNS; translated from the coding sequence GTGGCGCTGAGTACGGACTTCTCCAGCAGTCAGGAGTCAACGGAGAAGATCAGTGTACAGAACGTCAGCAAGGCGTACGAGTCGACGCGCGCGCTCGACGACGTCTCGTTCTCGGTGTCGGAAGGCGAGTTCTGCTGTATCGTAGGTCCCTCGGGGTGTGGAAAGACGACGCTGTTGCGGGCGATCGCGGGCCTCGACGACCCGGACAGTGGGTCGATTCTGATCGACGGCGACCCGGTTACTGGCCCGGGGCTGGACCGGGGAATGGTCTTTCAGGAGTACGCGCTGTTCCCCTGGCGAACCGTCCGTGGGAACGTCCGATTCGGTCTCGACCGGCCCGCGTGCGACTGTGCGGACTGCGAGGCGCGAGTCCGGGAGCTGGTCGACCTCGTCGGGCTCGGCGGCTTCGAGGACGCGTATCCGAAGGAGCTGTCCGGCGGTATGAAACAGCGCGTCGGGATCGCTCGCGCGCTCGCCCCCGATCCGGAGACCCTCCTGATGGACGAACCGTTCGCCAGCGTCGACGCGCGGACTCGTGACCGCCTCCACGCAGAACTGCTCGATATCTGGACACAGACCGAACAGACCGTCGTGTTCGTCACGCACGACATCGACGAAGCGGTGACGCTGGCCGACCGGGTCATCGTGATGGGCACTGATCCGGGGAGTGTGCAGTCGACGTTCTCGATCGACTTGGAACGTCCACGCGAACGAACGGACCACGACTTCGTGGAGTACGTCGCGCGCATTCGCGATGAACTCGGGAGTCCGGGCGACACTAACAGCTGA
- a CDS encoding cobalamin transport operon protein, whose translation MQRWKQYGGLVGLFAAFLAAGYWGFTATGGALPWAKRSAKALQRGVQESGGALVDLGRGIVVAGPIRKGGLMLEFGGLVLLMVVLGVGVYVYVDRYGGFEDGERSA comes from the coding sequence ATGCAGCGCTGGAAGCAGTACGGCGGCCTCGTCGGGCTGTTCGCGGCCTTCCTCGCCGCTGGGTACTGGGGCTTCACCGCGACTGGCGGCGCCCTGCCGTGGGCGAAGCGCTCCGCGAAAGCACTCCAGCGCGGCGTCCAAGAGAGTGGCGGCGCGCTCGTCGACCTCGGGCGCGGCATCGTCGTCGCTGGCCCCATCCGCAAAGGTGGGTTGATGCTCGAGTTCGGCGGGCTCGTCCTCCTCATGGTCGTGCTCGGTGTCGGTGTGTACGTCTACGTCGACCGCTACGGCGGCTTCGAGGACGGGGAACGCTCCGCTTAA
- a CDS encoding DUF1405 domain-containing protein codes for MGADTTERLPRYLAPLPRRIETVALRYAWVIVAINVAGTAFGFWYYIPQFQLEPVVAWPVVPDSPTATLFIACSLALYKLGRSNEYLNMLAFFGCIKLGLWTPYVLTVFADAFLATVTPPPQVVPLLGREFASNAMYAFLFVSHLGMVVQAFLIHRYSDFPSRAILVALLWYGFNDLVDYFVPIVGTPHHTLLPVEPIVNGTVQHVSPAHEIAATGAVALTVLATVVAVLTRREKQRIRARTASAPGSQ; via the coding sequence ATGGGCGCGGACACGACTGAGCGGCTCCCCCGGTATCTCGCGCCACTTCCTCGGCGGATCGAGACCGTTGCGTTGCGATACGCGTGGGTGATTGTCGCGATCAATGTCGCGGGAACGGCGTTCGGCTTCTGGTACTACATCCCACAGTTCCAACTCGAACCGGTCGTCGCGTGGCCAGTCGTCCCAGACAGTCCGACGGCTACGCTGTTCATCGCCTGCTCGCTGGCGCTGTACAAACTCGGCCGGTCGAACGAGTATCTGAATATGCTGGCGTTTTTCGGCTGCATCAAGCTCGGTCTCTGGACGCCGTACGTCCTGACAGTGTTCGCAGACGCGTTTCTCGCGACGGTCACGCCACCACCGCAGGTCGTTCCACTACTGGGACGAGAGTTCGCGTCGAACGCGATGTACGCGTTCCTGTTCGTCTCGCACCTCGGGATGGTCGTCCAGGCGTTCCTCATCCATCGCTACAGTGACTTTCCCAGTCGAGCGATTCTCGTTGCGCTGCTCTGGTACGGGTTCAACGACCTCGTCGACTATTTCGTTCCGATTGTCGGGACACCGCATCACACCCTGCTGCCGGTCGAACCGATTGTGAACGGCACCGTCCAGCACGTCTCCCCAGCACACGAGATCGCCGCCACGGGTGCCGTCGCGCTGACGGTGCTGGCGACAGTGGTTGCAGTTCTGACTCGCCGAGAGAAACAGCGTATTCGGGCGAGAACCGCTTCAGCGCCCGGCAGCCAGTAA
- a CDS encoding energy-coupling factor ABC transporter permease, which produces MAHIHLGEGSFPLWALVLWTLLGVGLISAVVYRVRKGGIKTHQIALAGIGAAASFAIFQLNIPVWGGIHMNLTGLVGILAGPLLGALIALVVNIFSAALGHGAVGLLGANTLVNASEAIVAYYAFKTLMGMDWDVFPASASAATLGLSAGAFLMGAIIVISGVNGSALPRGDLTVAVAGLVGLNLGVAVIEGLLTGFIVQFLASVRPDLVGLTDRDTREETTGVTA; this is translated from the coding sequence ATGGCGCACATTCACCTCGGAGAAGGCTCGTTCCCGCTGTGGGCACTGGTACTCTGGACGCTGCTCGGCGTCGGACTGATCAGCGCCGTCGTCTACCGGGTCCGGAAAGGCGGTATCAAGACCCATCAGATCGCGCTCGCGGGCATCGGCGCGGCGGCGAGTTTCGCGATCTTCCAGTTGAACATCCCCGTGTGGGGTGGCATCCACATGAACCTCACCGGCCTCGTCGGCATCCTCGCCGGCCCGCTACTCGGCGCGCTCATCGCACTGGTGGTGAACATCTTCTCGGCAGCGCTCGGGCACGGTGCAGTCGGCCTGCTCGGGGCGAACACGCTCGTCAACGCCTCTGAAGCTATCGTCGCCTACTACGCGTTCAAGACCCTGATGGGGATGGACTGGGACGTCTTCCCGGCCAGCGCCAGTGCTGCGACGCTGGGCCTCTCGGCAGGCGCGTTCCTGATGGGAGCGATCATCGTCATCAGCGGTGTGAACGGGAGTGCACTGCCGCGTGGTGACCTGACGGTCGCGGTCGCTGGCCTCGTCGGCCTCAACCTCGGCGTCGCCGTCATCGAAGGCCTGCTCACGGGATTCATCGTCCAGTTCCTCGCCTCTGTCCGCCCCGACCTCGTCGGACTCACCGACCGCGATACCCGCGAGGAGACCACCGGGGTGACGGCCTGA
- a CDS encoding energy-coupling factor ABC transporter ATP-binding protein, producing MHDVDFSVYPDEVLALVGGNGAGKSTLLEHLNATLVPDDGELVVDGTPITEDNKAYARTEVGFVFQDADTQLVAPTVLDDVMFGLQNYGVPGDEAKQRAREALATVDASHLEDRIPHYLSGGEKRLVGLAGVLVLEPSVIVLDEPLAGLDPERSRLVAERIEQIHRDGISVVLSTHDLEFAADVADRICVMTDGNVVGNGTPREVFYNDALLAEANLHPPSAVRVAREAGLETTAQPVTEADLVSLLTEATDVATTQTPSPDGRGHD from the coding sequence ATGCACGATGTCGACTTCTCGGTGTATCCCGACGAGGTCCTCGCACTCGTCGGGGGCAACGGTGCCGGGAAGTCGACCCTTCTCGAGCACTTGAACGCCACGCTCGTTCCCGACGACGGCGAACTCGTCGTCGACGGCACGCCGATTACCGAAGACAACAAGGCATACGCGCGGACGGAAGTTGGTTTCGTCTTTCAGGACGCCGATACGCAACTCGTCGCGCCCACGGTCCTCGATGACGTGATGTTCGGCCTCCAGAACTACGGCGTCCCCGGTGACGAGGCGAAACAGCGCGCTCGTGAGGCACTCGCGACCGTCGACGCGAGCCACCTCGAAGACCGAATCCCACACTACCTGAGCGGTGGCGAGAAACGCCTCGTCGGCCTCGCTGGCGTGCTGGTCCTCGAACCGAGCGTAATCGTGCTGGACGAACCCCTCGCGGGCCTCGACCCCGAGCGCTCTCGACTGGTCGCCGAGCGAATCGAGCAGATTCACCGAGACGGTATCAGCGTCGTCCTGTCGACGCACGACCTCGAATTCGCCGCTGACGTTGCAGACCGTATCTGCGTGATGACTGATGGCAACGTCGTCGGGAACGGGACGCCACGAGAGGTGTTCTACAACGACGCGTTGTTGGCGGAGGCGAACCTCCACCCACCGAGTGCAGTTCGTGTGGCTCGCGAGGCGGGGTTGGAGACGACGGCACAGCCGGTGACGGAGGCGGATCTCGTGTCGCTCCTCACGGAAGCCACCGACGTGGCAACCACACAGACACCCTCTCCAGATGGGCGCGGACACGACTGA
- a CDS encoding GTP-binding protein, whose protein sequence is MAVDDQPPVTILSGGLGAGKTTLLNHLLTVGGEQYDIAVLVNDVGEVNIDAGLIESGSKLSMDDDGVTELSNGCICCGLQNELDRELKRLAFEAEFDYLVIEASGISDPVPIAQRFVSPKRASLLYELDTTVTVVDANQFHQAFVLEEPLKSSDDDTRPLSDLLAEQVEFCNIVILNKCDLITNEEREAVERVIRTLHPGVDIVRTTESAVDPDRILGTGQFDKDEASNAARWRQVLSGDHGDSTDAELHEHDHTEAETDHNDHEHEHGDDHEHDHRHPPEEFGVDSFVYERHRPFHPERFSEWLRSFPDSVVRAKGHLWVAGRERYALDLSQAGTQTHVGVNGRWAVTLPEFQRESYRESRSDLHWDEQWGDREVKLVFIGAGMDESSITDGLDDCLVSQTEMEDDWEAFENPFPGTMEWSQPPMEQRFVVGERQ, encoded by the coding sequence ATGGCCGTCGACGACCAACCCCCGGTCACGATCCTCAGTGGTGGGCTCGGCGCCGGCAAGACGACCCTGCTCAACCACCTCCTCACCGTCGGCGGCGAACAGTACGACATCGCCGTTCTCGTCAACGACGTCGGCGAGGTGAACATCGACGCTGGCCTCATCGAAAGCGGCTCCAAGCTCTCGATGGACGACGACGGGGTCACGGAGCTGTCGAACGGCTGTATCTGCTGTGGACTACAGAACGAACTCGATCGAGAGCTGAAACGTCTCGCGTTCGAAGCGGAGTTCGACTATCTGGTCATCGAGGCCTCGGGTATTAGCGATCCGGTCCCCATCGCACAGCGGTTCGTCTCACCCAAGCGTGCCTCCTTACTGTACGAGCTCGACACGACGGTCACCGTCGTCGATGCCAACCAGTTCCATCAGGCGTTCGTCCTTGAGGAACCTCTCAAATCGAGCGATGACGACACTCGACCACTGTCGGATCTACTCGCCGAGCAGGTCGAGTTCTGTAATATCGTCATCCTCAACAAGTGTGATCTCATCACTAACGAGGAGCGTGAGGCGGTCGAACGCGTCATCCGAACACTCCACCCCGGAGTAGACATCGTCCGGACGACCGAAAGCGCCGTCGACCCGGATCGAATCCTCGGAACGGGGCAATTCGACAAGGATGAGGCGAGTAACGCCGCCCGATGGAGACAAGTGCTCTCCGGCGACCACGGGGACAGCACGGATGCCGAGTTGCACGAGCATGACCATACCGAGGCAGAGACAGATCACAACGACCACGAACACGAACATGGCGACGACCACGAACACGACCATCGTCACCCACCGGAGGAGTTCGGTGTCGACTCGTTCGTCTACGAGCGCCACCGGCCGTTCCATCCCGAACGCTTCAGCGAGTGGCTCCGCTCGTTCCCCGATTCCGTCGTCAGAGCCAAGGGCCACCTGTGGGTCGCTGGCCGCGAGCGCTACGCCCTCGACCTGAGCCAGGCGGGAACACAGACCCACGTCGGGGTCAACGGCCGGTGGGCGGTCACACTCCCCGAGTTCCAGCGCGAGTCCTACCGCGAATCGCGGTCGGACCTCCACTGGGACGAACAGTGGGGTGACCGCGAAGTGAAACTCGTCTTCATCGGGGCTGGGATGGACGAATCCAGTATCACCGACGGCCTTGACGATTGCCTCGTCTCACAGACGGAGATGGAAGACGACTGGGAGGCGTTCGAGAATCCATTCCCAGGGACGATGGAGTGGTCGCAGCCCCCGATGGAACAGCGCTTCGTCGTGGGGGAACGACAGTGA
- a CDS encoding energy-coupling factor ABC transporter permease, whose translation MHTPDGFLHPWMAGAFILLTGAVLAVATMRVRDSLTEYRIQLFAVVAAAVFAAQMLNWPIPGGTSAHFVGGAFAAIVLGPHLGALAVALVVAVQALVFGDGGALALGANIWNMAIVQAYVGYAVYTTLADRNELLAIVSSGWIGITVAAASAGLQLGVSPGFTGEFIAVVAIMTGGHFILGIGEGVLTLAGVWLLDRAGVESEQLQPEGIRA comes from the coding sequence ATGCACACACCAGATGGATTCTTACATCCGTGGATGGCAGGCGCGTTCATCCTGCTCACCGGCGCGGTATTGGCCGTCGCCACAATGCGAGTACGTGACTCGCTGACCGAGTATCGGATTCAATTGTTCGCCGTCGTCGCCGCAGCCGTGTTCGCCGCACAGATGCTCAACTGGCCGATCCCCGGCGGGACGAGTGCGCACTTCGTCGGCGGTGCGTTCGCCGCGATCGTACTCGGCCCTCACCTGGGGGCACTCGCCGTCGCACTGGTCGTTGCCGTCCAGGCGCTCGTCTTCGGTGACGGAGGGGCACTCGCACTCGGGGCCAACATCTGGAACATGGCGATCGTCCAAGCCTACGTCGGGTATGCAGTTTACACGACGCTCGCGGACCGCAACGAACTGCTGGCAATCGTCTCCAGCGGGTGGATCGGGATCACCGTCGCTGCTGCCTCTGCCGGGCTGCAACTGGGCGTCTCACCTGGCTTCACCGGTGAGTTCATCGCGGTCGTCGCCATCATGACCGGTGGGCACTTCATCCTCGGTATCGGTGAAGGTGTACTCACCCTCGCGGGAGTGTGGCTTCTCGACCGCGCCGGCGTCGAATCCGAACAGCTCCAGCCGGAGGGTATCCGCGCATGA
- a CDS encoding CopG family ribbon-helix-helix protein yields the protein MRTSFNIPDDLLSEFDETWQAEGLDSRSRGVREAMQEYIEAHTRLEDIEGDVVVIIAFDYEHEAVIEEIHDVQHQFQDVITTTNRIHEGEWCLETLFCSGPAPRVRDLTYLSTRRESRRKRRA from the coding sequence ATGCGCACGAGCTTCAATATCCCCGACGACCTCCTCTCCGAGTTCGATGAGACGTGGCAGGCAGAGGGATTAGATTCGCGTTCCCGTGGCGTCCGCGAGGCGATGCAGGAGTACATCGAGGCCCACACCAGACTGGAGGATATCGAAGGCGATGTCGTCGTTATCATCGCTTTCGATTACGAACACGAAGCGGTTATCGAAGAGATTCACGACGTACAGCATCAGTTTCAGGACGTTATCACGACCACGAATCGTATTCACGAAGGAGAGTGGTGTCTCGAGACGCTCTTCTGCAGCGGACCGGCACCGCGTGTCCGGGACCTCACCTATCTTTCTACAAGGAGAGAATCCCGCCGTAAACGGCGGGCGTGA
- a CDS encoding CopG family ribbon-helix-helix protein: MPERLRDDLDTFAEEHGYTGRSEVIREACESLLDEYRETDYEGQRVLATVTAVFGYDEPEIERRMMDIRHEFDASIRSNSHNCLEDNAGCVEMFVLEAAYEDALRFIGTVRGADESVSVEYTMVPADVMSAEIGQQ, translated from the coding sequence ATGCCGGAGCGACTCCGGGACGACCTCGATACGTTCGCGGAAGAACACGGCTACACTGGACGAAGTGAGGTCATCCGTGAGGCGTGCGAGTCGCTGCTCGACGAGTACCGGGAGACGGACTACGAGGGGCAGCGGGTATTGGCGACAGTTACCGCCGTTTTCGGTTACGACGAACCGGAGATCGAACGCCGCATGATGGATATCCGCCACGAGTTCGACGCGTCGATCCGGTCGAACTCTCACAACTGCCTCGAGGATAACGCTGGCTGTGTCGAGATGTTCGTCCTCGAAGCGGCGTACGAGGACGCCTTACGGTTCATCGGGACCGTCCGTGGAGCAGACGAGTCCGTCTCGGTCGAGTACACGATGGTGCCCGCCGATGTCATGAGCGCGGAGATCGGCCAGCAGTGA
- a CDS encoding molybdenum cofactor biosynthesis protein B — translation MIRNRRELPPREDRRTTDSDGHDCLDPLGVAIVTVSSSRGDSVEKTPPDPSGDAAASILIEAGHVVTSRQMVPDDYVRIKTTVSECLDRPDVDLVVTTGGTGVTVDDVTPDAVSELFDRELPGFGEAFRWLSWEEVGTRIVSTRATAGIARDVPVFVLPGSVNAVKLATAEIIVEEAPHLAGLATRHKVE, via the coding sequence GTGATCCGGAATCGTCGGGAACTCCCACCACGGGAGGACCGACGGACGACGGATTCCGACGGTCACGACTGTCTCGATCCGCTGGGCGTGGCCATCGTAACCGTGTCCTCGTCCCGCGGGGATAGCGTCGAAAAGACGCCACCCGATCCCAGTGGTGACGCCGCTGCGAGTATCCTCATCGAAGCGGGTCACGTCGTCACGTCACGCCAGATGGTTCCGGACGACTACGTCCGGATCAAGACCACAGTGAGCGAGTGCCTGGATCGGCCGGACGTCGACCTCGTCGTCACCACGGGCGGGACGGGCGTCACCGTCGACGACGTTACTCCGGACGCGGTGAGCGAGCTCTTCGACCGCGAACTGCCGGGCTTCGGCGAGGCGTTCAGATGGCTCTCGTGGGAGGAGGTTGGGACGCGTATCGTTTCGACTCGTGCGACAGCGGGCATCGCCCGCGACGTACCGGTGTTCGTCCTACCGGGAAGTGTGAATGCCGTCAAGCTCGCCACGGCAGAGATTATCGTCGAAGAAGCCCCGCATCTCGCCGGACTCGCAACCCGACACAAGGTGGAGTAG
- a CDS encoding CopG family ribbon-helix-helix protein, protein MSVVSISMPEALLERIDEFAGEHGYSGRSEVVREGTRTLLEEFQGRNIDGQKHMCTVTVVFEYCQPRVQQRLTGVRHEYDTIVSATTHAHVQDRYCMELFVVEGTTEVLSGFVNTVRAVPDVRAVDYSITSLGEDPLDQPIES, encoded by the coding sequence ATGAGCGTCGTGAGCATCTCGATGCCCGAAGCGTTACTCGAGCGCATCGACGAGTTCGCCGGCGAACACGGCTACAGTGGCCGGAGCGAGGTCGTACGCGAAGGCACACGCACACTGCTCGAAGAGTTTCAGGGGCGAAATATCGACGGGCAGAAGCACATGTGTACAGTCACAGTGGTCTTCGAGTACTGTCAACCGAGGGTTCAACAGCGTCTCACAGGAGTCCGCCACGAGTACGATACTATCGTCTCCGCGACCACGCATGCACACGTGCAGGACCGGTACTGCATGGAACTGTTCGTCGTAGAGGGAACTACGGAGGTACTATCCGGATTCGTCAACACCGTCCGGGCAGTGCCGGATGTCCGGGCAGTGGATTACTCGATTACCTCGCTGGGCGAAGACCCCCTTGATCAGCCCATCGAGTCGTGA
- a CDS encoding energy-coupling factor transporter transmembrane component T family protein, which yields MTTLSNHVPDPRLITAFAERRDGPLHRVNPWTKIGVVGALVLAVTVFDRLALLAGLYGAVLVVYGLAGLPFRRLAGWYTLPMLFIVSVAGPLAFLEPGTPIGGALATPLGELSVTWAGLVLFGELTCRSLTVVTFALTASMTTKYTHVAYMLGRLLPRPIDQIALLTYRFTFVMIETLEDLVKAALSRGANFSEFWSNKRLYARILGMTMLSAIEQSERLVKSMEARGYNGDITLYGDVSRPPVHELFIVVGSYVAVVGYAAVAVYGVGL from the coding sequence GTGACGACACTCTCGAATCACGTTCCCGACCCGCGGCTCATCACGGCGTTCGCCGAACGGCGAGACGGGCCGCTGCACCGCGTCAATCCATGGACGAAGATCGGGGTCGTCGGCGCGCTCGTCCTCGCCGTCACGGTGTTCGACCGGCTCGCACTCCTGGCCGGACTGTACGGAGCCGTACTGGTGGTCTACGGACTCGCAGGGCTGCCCTTTCGGCGGCTCGCTGGCTGGTACACGCTCCCGATGCTGTTCATCGTCTCGGTCGCCGGGCCGCTGGCGTTTCTCGAACCGGGAACGCCGATCGGAGGCGCGCTCGCGACACCGCTCGGTGAACTCTCTGTCACGTGGGCAGGGCTCGTGCTCTTCGGGGAACTCACCTGCCGGTCACTCACGGTCGTCACGTTCGCCCTGACGGCGTCGATGACGACCAAATACACCCACGTCGCGTACATGCTCGGTCGATTGCTCCCGCGGCCGATCGACCAGATCGCGCTGCTCACCTACCGGTTCACGTTCGTGATGATCGAGACACTCGAGGACTTGGTCAAAGCCGCGCTCTCCCGCGGCGCGAACTTCTCGGAGTTCTGGTCGAACAAGCGGCTGTACGCGAGAATCCTCGGGATGACGATGCTGTCGGCGATCGAGCAGTCGGAACGACTCGTCAAATCCATGGAAGCCCGTGGCTACAACGGCGACATCACGCTGTACGGCGACGTCTCGCGGCCCCCCGTCCACGAACTGTTCATCGTGGTGGGTTCGTACGTTGCCGTCGTCGGCTACGCCGCGGTCGCGGTCTACGGGGTGGGACTGTGA